A single window of Nicotiana sylvestris chromosome 5, ASM39365v2, whole genome shotgun sequence DNA harbors:
- the LOC104242361 gene encoding uncharacterized protein, whose product MIIDQMEHEGDANPSTKKSYLNTLITSTANLAPNASTDMSTLGLLLHDELDAPADSSNFIPISLEEKNRIYQPWTHAIIVKVYGRKVAHQVLRQKIYTIWQPTENLPLIDLGSDFFLLKFQKEENKNHALHDGPWFIFNHFLSVRQWEPKFMASETKINFSAIWLRLPKLPTEFYDFQILQKVGNNIGKLLTVDTCTSSTTRGRCARLYVEIPVDQPLRTHIYLGMHGKISYTKD is encoded by the coding sequence ATGATCATTGATCAGATGGAACATGAAGGAGATGCTAACCCCTCCACCAAAAAGTCTTATCTCAATACACTGATCACTTCCACTGCTAACCTAGCGCCTAATGCATCGACAGACATGTCCACTTTAGGATTGCTGCTTCATGATGAATTGGATGCACCAGCTGATTCATCCAACTTTATTCCTATTTCTCTTGAGGAGAAAAACAGAATATATCAGCCATGGACGCATGCAATTATTGTAAAAGTCTATGGTCGAAAGGTAGCACATCAAGTACTACGCCAAAAAATCTACACAATATGGCAACCTACTGAAAATCTTCCTCTCATTGATTTAGGCTCcgatttttttcttcttaaattccaaaaagaagaaaacaaaaatcatGCACTTCATGATGGACCTTGGTTCATCTTTAATCATTTTCTGTCTGTGCGTCAATGGGAACCTAAGTTTATGGCCTCTGAAACCAAAATCAATTTCTCAGCTATATGGTTAAGATTGCCCAAACTACCTACGGAGTTTTATGATTTTCAAATACTTCAAAAAGTAGGTAATAACATTGGAAAACTGTTAACAGTTGATACATGCACTTCCTCCACCACTAGAGGAAGATGTGCTAGATTATATGTTGAAATCCCGGTGGATCAACCTTTGCGTACACATATATATCTTGGCATGCATGGCAAAATATCTTATACGAAAGATTAA
- the LOC138869043 gene encoding serine/threonine-protein phosphatase 7 long form homolog, whose product MALIERWQPETHTFHLPIGEATITLQDVQVLYGLPADGLAVALPQYMRSMMRAQYLDLLQQFIGFRPHGEAAASGGSHISVTAIRQHLEVLHPDITGEIDDLHIHRYTRLALILLFGCFLFPNTSENLVSMRFLHHLHQLDELPQYSWGAAVLTYLYKSMCRASMGTQSDVCGFLPLLQVWVWERFLPLQPALPPLPPDVAPPFLPLARRWVLRRGNYRAIDAHHNLPLFRDVLDMLEASQVKMYLNLL is encoded by the exons ATGGCATTGATAGAGCGGTGGCAACCGGAGACACACACTTTCCACCTGCCcattggcgaggccaccatcacgcttcaggatgttcaggttttataTGGGCTGCCTGCTGATGGACTGGCCGTTGCACTGCCTCAGTATATGAGATCTATGATGCGTGCCCAGTATTTGGACTTGCTGCAACAGTTCATTGGTTTCAGGCCACATGGTGAGGCTGCAGCTTCAGGGGGCAGTCACATTTCTGTGACAGCTATTAGGCAACATTTGGAGGTATTGCACCCTGACATCACCGGCGAGATAGATGATCTACATATTCACCGGTACACGAGGTTGGCGCTGATCCTTCTTTTTGGGTGtttcttgttcccgaacacttcggaaAATCTAGTGAGTATGCgatttctacatcatcttcatcagctagatgagttaccccagtacagctggggtgctgctgttctcACTTACTTGTACAAGAGTATGTGCCGAGCTAGCATGGGCACCCAGAGCGACGTATGTggttttctgccgcttctacag gtttgggtctgggagAGGTTCCTACCGTTGCAGCCAGCTCTACCACCATTACCTCCAGATGTAGCAcctccgtttctccctctagctaggaggtgggttctccggcGTGGAAATTACCGAGCCattgatgctcatcataatctcccccttttcagggatgtgttggatatgCTGGAGGCCTCACAAGTAAAAATGTACCTAAACTTGTTATAA